The Streptomyces sp. NBC_00459 DNA segment GCAGGGAGGTGGACTTCGCGTACACACGCAGACCCGGCTTCGAGATCCGCTTGATGCCCGCGATGGAGCGCTCACGGTTCGGGCCGAACTTCAGCTCGAGGACGAGCTTCTTGCCGACTTCGGCGTCCTCGACCTTCCAGCCGGTGATGAAGCCCTCCTGCTGGAGGATCTCCGCGATGTGCGACTTGATCTTGCTGTGCGGCATCGCGACATCGTCGTGGTACGCCGAGTTCGCGTTACGCAGACGAGTCAGCATGTCCGCGATCGGATCAGTCATGGTCATGAATTGGCCTTCGGCCTCTCTCGCCGGGGTTTCCTGGATGCGCCATCCCTCTCCCCACTCACTCAGTGGCGGGACGGGTGCGGTGCGGGGGACCTACGGCGTAGTAAGTCGTACGGGCGGCAATCAGGCGCCCAACCCTCCCAGCCTAAGCCATGGAGGGGTGGGCACCTGACCACCCATTTGCTTACCGAGAGCTTCCGGAATCCCGAATTAGGGGATTACCAGGAGCTCTTGGTCACGCCCGGCAGCTCGCCACGGTGAGCCATCTCACGAAGGCACACGCGGCACAGGCCGAACTTGCGGTACACGGAGTGCGGACGGCCACAGCGCTGGCAGCGCGTGTAGCCACGTACACCGAACTTGGGCTTACGAGCAGCCTTGGCAATCAGAGCCTTCTTCGCCATCTCGCTTACGCCTCCTTGAAGGGGAAGCCGAGGTGACGGAGGAGCGCGCGGCCCTCAGCGTCGTTGGTCGCCGTGGTCACCACGGTGATGTCCATACCCCGGGTGCGGTCGATCTTGTCCTGGTCGATCTCGTGGAACATGACCTGCTCGGTGAGACCGAAGGTGTAGTTGCCACGGCCGTCGAACTGCTTGGGAGACAGACCACGGAAGTCGCGGATGCGCGGAAGCGCGAGCGACAGGGTGCGGTCCAGGAACTCCCACATGCGGTCGCCACGAAGCGTGACGTGGGCACCGATCGGCTGACCCTCACGCAGCTTGAACTGCGCGATGGACTTGCGGGCCTTGGTGACGGCCGGCTTCTGACCGGTGATCGTGGTGAGGTCGCGGATGGCGCCCTCGATCAGCTTGGAGTCGCGGGCGGCATCGCCCACACCCATGTTGACCACGATCTTGACGAGGCCGGGGATCTGCATGACGTTCTCGTAGGAGAACTCCTCACGCAGCTTGCCCGCGATGTCCTCGCGGTACTTCGTCTTGAGACGCGGAGTCGTGGTGGTAGTCATCAGATGTCCTCACCCGTCCGCTTGGCAACGCGGATCTTGTTGCCCTCGTCGTCGAAGCGGTAACCGACACGCGTGACAACCTTGTTGCCGTCCTTCTCAACGACCAGCTGGACGTTGGAGACGTGGACGGGCGCCTCGGTCGTGACGATGCCGCCGGCCTGCGAACCCTTTGCGGTCGGGCCGGCCTTGGTGTGCTTCTTGACCCGGTTGACACCCTCGACCAGGACGCGGTCCTCACGGGGGAAGGCCGCGATGACCTTGCCCTGCTTGCCCTTGTCCTTACCGGTGATGACCTGAACCAGGTCGCCCTTCTTGATCTTCATGCTTACAGCACCTCCGGCGCGAGCGAGATGATCTTCATGAACTTCTTCTCGCGCAGCTCCCGGCCCACCGGGCCGAAGATACGGGTGCCACGAGGGTCGCCGTCGTTCTTCAGAACAACAGCGGCGTTCTCGTCAAAACGGATGTACGAGCCGTCCGGACGGCGGCGCTCCTTGACGGTGCGAACGATGACGGCCTTGATGACGTCACCCTTCTTCACGTTGCCACCGGGGATCGCGTCCTTGACGGTGGCGACGATGACGTCGCCGATGCCCGCGTAGCGGCGACCGGAGCCACCGAGGACACGGATGCAAAGGATTTCCTTCGCACCAGTGTTGTCGGCGACACGCAGTCGCGACTCCTGCTGGATCACGTCTATCTCCTGATTGTCTGCCGGTTCCCGGCGAGCTCCGCAAGGGTTCTGCGGAGCTCACCGAGCCTGGCGGAACTGTCCTGCGGGGGTGCCCGCAGGAGGACTTACTTGGCCTTCTCGAGGATCTCGACGATGCGCCACCGCTTCGAGGCGGACAGCGGCCGGGTCTCCATGATGAGGACACGGTCGCCGACGCCGGCAGCGTTCTGCTCGTCGTGGGCCTTGAGCTTGTTGGTACGGCGGATGACCTTGCCGTACAGCGCGTGCTTCACGCGGTCCTCGACAGCGACGACGACGGTCTTGTCCATCTTGTCGCTGACGACGAGACCCTCACGGGTCTTGCGGAAGCCACGGGCCTCAGTGGTGCTCTGCTCAGTCACGTTGCTCTCGCTCATCAGGCGCTCTCCACCGTTTCGATGCCCAGCTCGCGCTCACGCATCAGGGTGTAGATCCGCGCGATGTCCTTGCGGACGGCCTTGAGCCGCCCGTGGTTCTCGAGCTGACCGGTCGCCGCCTGGAAGCGGAGGTTGAACAGCTCTTCCTTGGCTTCGCGGAGCTTGTTGAGAAGCTCCTCGTCACCCAGTTCGCGCAGCTCGGACGCCTTGGTACCGGCCGACATCACGCTTCACCTGCCTCGCGCTTGACGATCCGGCACTTCATCGGCAGCTTGTGGGCTGCGCGAGTGAGGGCCTCACGGGCGATCTTCTCGTTGGGGTAGGACAGTTCGAACATGACCCGGCCCGGGTGCACGTTCGCGATCCACCACTCGGGGGAACCCTTACCGGAACCCATGCGGGTCTCGGCAGGCTTCTTCGTGAGCGGGCGGTCCGGGTAGATGTTGATCCAGACCTTGCCGCCACGCTTGATGTGGCGGGTCATCGCGATACGGGCCGCCTCGATCTGGCGGTTGGTCACGTATGCCGGCGTGACGGCCTGAATGCCGTACTCGCCGAACGAGACCGCCGTACCGCCCTTGGCCATGCCACGGCGCTTCGGGTGGTGCTGCTTGCGGTGCTTGACCCTACGGGGGATCAGCATTTCGGTCAGGCCTCCGTTCCGGTGCTTTCAGCAGCCGGAGCGGCAGCCGCCGGAGCCTCGGCCTTGGGGGCCTCGGCAGCGGGAGCCTGCTGCGGCTTGCGGCCGCGGCCGCCACGCTCGCCACCACGGCCACCACCACGGGCCGGACGGTCGCTGCCGCCACCGGCACCGCCGCGGGCCGGGCGGTTACCCGCACGGGCAGCAGCGTTCTCGGCGCGGACCTCGGCGATGTTCTTGACGTCGCCCTTGTAGATCCAGACCTTCACACCGATACGGCCGAAGGTCGTCTTGGCCTCGAAGAAGCCGTAGTCCACGTTCGCGCGGAGCGTGTGCAGGGGCACACGGCCCTCGCGGTAGAACTCCGAGCGGGACATCTCGGCGCCGCCGAGACGGCCACCGCACTGGATCTTGATGCCCTTGGCGCCGGCCTTCATCGTCGACTGCATGCTCTTACGCATGGCCCGACGGAAGGAGACACGCGAGGACAGCTGCTCGGCGACGGCCTGAGCGACCAGCTGAGCGTCGAGCTCGGGGTTCTTGACCTCGAGGATGTTGAGCTGGACCTGCTTCTTGGTCAGCTTCTCCAGGTCGCCGCGGATACGGTCGGCCTCGGCGCCACGGCGGCCGATGACGATGCCCGGACGCGCGGTGTGGATGTCGACGCGGACGCGGTCACGGGTGCGCTCGATCTCAACCTTCGAGATGCCGGCGCGCTCCATGCCGGACGTCATCATCCGACGGATGGCGACGTCTTCACCGACGTAGTCCTTGTACAGCTTGTCGGCGTACCACCGGGACTTGAAGTCCGTGGTGATGCCGAGCCGGAACCCATGCGGGTTAACCTTCTGGCCCATTACCGGGTTCCTTCCTTGCTGCTGACGACCACGGTGATGTGGCTGGTCCGCTTGCGGATCCGGTAGGCGCGACCCTGGGCACGCGGACGGAACCGCTTCAGAGTCGGACCCTCGTCGACGTACGCCTCGGTGATGACGAGGCTGCCGGCGTCGGTGTGGTCGTAGTTGTGTGCGGCGTTGGCGATGGCGCTGTCAAGCACCTTGCCGACCGGCACGCTCGCGGCCTGCGGGGCGAAACGCAGGACCGCCTGAGCCTCCGTGGCATCCATGCCACGGATAAGGTCCACCACGCGGCGGGCCTTCATGGGCGTAACGCGGATGTACCGCGCCTGGGCCCTGGCTTCCATGGTTGTCCTTCCAGTGTCTGTCATGGTCGATTCCACCCCGCGTTAGCGGCGCTTCGACTTCCGGTCGTCCTTGACGTGACCCCGGAAGGTGCGCGTCGGCGAGAACTCGCCGAGCTTGTGGCCGACCATCGACTCGGTGACAAACACCGGGATGTGGGTCTTGCCGTTGTGCACCGCGATCGTGTGGCCGAGCATGGCCGGGATGATCATCGAGCGACGGGACCAGGTCTTGATGACGTTCTTGGTACCGGCTTCGTTCTGTACGTCCACCTTCTTGATGAGGTGTCCGTCGACGAAGGGTCCCTTCTTGAGACTGCGCGGCATCTAAACCCGCTCCTAGCGCTTCTTGTTCGTCTTGCGGCGGCGGACGATGTACTTGTTCGAAGCCTTCTTCGGCGAACGAGTACGACCCTCCTTCTGACCCCACGGCGAGACCGGGTGACGACCACCGGAGGTCTTGCCTTCACCACCACCGTGCGGGTGGTCAACCGGGTTCATCGCCACACCGCGGACGGTCGGGCGGACGCCCAGCCAGCGCTTGCGGCCGGCCTTGCCCCAGTTGATGTTGCTCTGCTCGGCGTTGCCGACCTCGCCGACCGTGGCGCGGCAGCGCTGGTCGACCAGGCGGATCTCACCGGAGGGCATACGAAGGTGGGCCATCGTGCCCTCCTTCGCCAGCAGCTGCACCGAGGCACCGGCGGAGCGGGCGAACTTGGCGCCGCCACCGGGACGGATCTCGATCGCGTGGATCGTGGTACCGACCGGGATGTTGCGGAGCGCCAGGTTGTTGCCCGGCTTGATGTCGGCCCCAGGACCGTTCTCGACGCGGTCACCCTGCGACAGGTTGCGGGGGGCGAGGATGTAGCGCTTCTCGCCGTCCGCGTAGTGCAGCAGCGCGATGCGCGCGGTGCGGTTGGGGTCGTACTCGATGTGCGCGACCTTCGCCGGCACGCCGTCCTTGTCATGGCGACGGAAGTCGATGACGCGGTAGGCGCGCTTGTGTCCGCCACCCTGGTGGCGAACGGTCACACGACCGGAATTGTTACGGCCGCCCTTGCTGTGCAGGGGGCGAACCAGCGACTTCTCCGGCGTGGACCGCGTGACCTCGACGAAGTCGGCGACGCTGGAGCCACGGCGGCCCGGCGTAGTCGGCTTGTACTTGCGGATTCCCATTTCTCAGTCCTCGTCCGATATCGGACGATCCGACCCGCTTACGCGGCCGGACCGCCGAAGATGTCGATACGGTCGCCCTCGGCGAGGGTCACGATCGCGCGCTTGGTGTCAGCGCGCTTACCGAAACCGCTCTTGGTGCGCTTGCGCTTGCCGATGCGGTTGATCGTGTTGACCCCGGTGACCTTGACCGAGAAGACCGCCTGGACGGCCTGCTTGATCTGGGTCTTGTTGGTGCCGGGAGCGACGATGAACGTGTACTTGTTCTCGTCGATGAGCGCGTAGCTCTTCTCGGACACGACCGGCTTCAGCAGGACGTCACGGGGGTCCGTGTACGACTTGCTGACCGGCGTGACGACGGTGTTCTTGCCCTCGGCCTCGTGACGCTTCGCCTTGGCGACGCGCGCGGCCTTGGCGGCCTTGGCCGCCTTGGAGGCAATGGCGGGGTGACGGATCGCCATCAGACCTCGCTCCCTTCGGTGTCAGTGGCCTTGGGGCCGGACACGAAGGACTCGAAAGCGGCCTGGGTGAAGACCACGTCGTCCGAGACGAGAACGTCGTACGTGTTCAGCTGGCCCGGGTCCAGGATGTGCACCTGGGGCAGGTTGCGGGCGGAAAGCAGCCCGGCCTCGTCGGAGCGCTCGATGACCAGGAGCACGTTCTTGCGCTCGCTGACCTTGCCGAGGAAGCTCTTCGCGGCCTTGGTGGAGGGGGTGTCGCCCTCGATCACGCCGGTGATGACGTGGATACGAGCGTTGCGGGCCCGGTCGGTGAGGGCGTGGCGCAGGGCCGCGGCCTTCATCTTCTTCGGGGTCCGCTGCGAGTAGTCACGCGGGGTGGGGCCGTGAACGACGCCACCGCCGGCGAACTGCGGCGCACGGGTCGAACCCTGACGGGCGCGGCCGGTGCCCTTCTGACGGTAGGGCTTCCTACCGCCACCACGGACCTCGGCGCGGGTCTTGGTCTTGTGCGTGCCCTGACGGGCAGCGGCCAGCTGTGCGACGACGACCTGGTGAAGCAGCGGGATGCTGATCTTCTCTACGTCGAAGATCTCCGCGGGGAGCTCGACGCTTCCGGTCTTCTCGCCAGCGGGCGAAAGGATGTCAACAGTGCTCATCGGTACCTCAGGCCCCCTTGGCCGCGGTGCGGACCAGGACGAGGCCGCCGTTCGGACCAGGAATCGCGCCCTTGATGAGCAGCAGACCCTTCTCCGCGTCAACGGCGTGGACGGTCAGGTTCTGGGTGGTGACCCGCTCGTTGCCCATGCGGCCCGCCATGCGGACGCCCTTGAACACACGGCCGGGGGTGGCACAGCCACCGATCGAGCCGGGAGAGCGGTGCTTGCGCTGGACACCGTGGCCGGCGCCGAGGCCCTTGAAGTTGTGACGCTTCATGACACCGGCGAAGCCCTTGCCCTTGCTGTTGCCGGTCACATCCACCTTGACGCCGGCCTCGAAGGTCTCGGCGGTGATCTCCTGGCCGAGGGTGTACTCGCTGGCGTCAGCGGTACGGATCTCGACGAGGTGGCGGCGGGGGGTGACGTCAGCCTTGGCGAAGTGACCCTTGAGGGGCTTGTTCACCTTGCGAGGGTCGATCTCGCCGAAGGCGATCTGGACCGACTCGTAGCCGTCGGAGTCATTCGTACGGACCTGGGTCACGACGTTCGGACCGGCCTTGACGACGGTGACGGGAACAACACGGTTGTTCTCGTCCCACACCTGCGTCATGCCGAGCTTCTCGCCCAGGATGCCCTTGATCTGCTTAGCCATTCTCAGATCACCGTCCCCTAGAGCTTGATCTCGATGTCGACACCGGCCGGGAGGTCGAGTCGCATCAAAGAGTCAACGGTCTTGGGCGTCGGGTCGAGAATGTCGATCAGGCGCTTGTGCGTGCGCATCTCGAAGTGCTCGCGAGAGTCCTTGTACTTGTGCGGCGACTTGATGACGCAGTACACGTTCTTCTCAGTGGGCAGCGGCACCGGGCCCGCGACCGACGCACCAGTTCGCGTCACCGTCTCGACGATCTTCTTCGCCGAGGAATCGATGACCTCGTGGTCGTAGGCCTTGAGCCGGATGCGGATCTTCTGTCCCGCCATGGCTACTCAGTAGTCCTTTGTCTAGTGAAACGCTCTGCAACCCGGAGGTTCGGGTCCCGTCCTCCGACCCACGCGGTCGGGTGTGTCGCGCTCCTGCCGCACAGATATCCGCTAGGGATTTCCCTACGAGGGACGCGGCCCGCCCGAAAGCAACCGCAGGACCGGGGGCTGGGCTGCATCTAAATCCGCTAGATGCATGGCCACCGGGCGCCTGGTCTGCACCCCGCTGACACTTCCCGGAAGATTCCCGTACGTCCGCCCCAGCGCTGCCTTACGGCAGTTGAGGCGACGAGTACTGTGGGACTCGCTTCCGGTCCTCCCGACGGGAGGCGCGCAACATCGGCGCTCGACCGAGCAACTCCGACAGTCTGCCATACGGGGCAGGGCCTCCGCCAATCGAGCCGGAGAGAATACCCGCAGGGTGACGAAGGTCAAACCCTCGCGGGGCGTGTCCCCCGGTCGGCGGCATCGGCCATGATCCTGGTGTGACGCATGACATGGACCTGAACAGGGCGGCGGCGCGCCTGGAGTCCCACATACGGGACTGGCGGGCGCAGGGCATACGGGCCTCGGACGACCTGTGGGCGGCGGACGGGCGCGTGGTGGAGGTGCGGATCACGTCCCCGTCCTGGCAGATCCCGCTCATGGTCATACAACTGTACGAGTCCGGCCACGCCCGTGCCGTGTTCCTCTCGGCGGCCGAGACCGTCGAGGAACGTCACCAGGTCGCGTCCCTGGACGAGTGGAGCGCGGTACTGACGGGGGCGGTGACCCGGGCGGCCCGCATACGCCACGCACAGGCCCGCCTGCTGACCAAATCCTGTACGACCGGCTGGCTGGACTGGATCCACGGCGAGCTGTGGCTGCTCCCCGATGGCCTGCTGCGTATCCGCAGCGGCTTCATGACGACGTTGATGAACGGCAACGGCACGGGCTCCGGCCTGACGGCACAGGACCCGTACCGGCCCATCACCTACGACCCGGAGACCGTCCTGACGGCCCACCCCACGAACAAGCTGATCCCGTTCGCAGGGATGGCCACGGCACGCCTGCACGGCGGGGTGGCCACCTCCGGCCTGGAGGTGGCCATGACGGACGGCACCCGCCACAAACTCCTGTGGGCGTCCTTGGACCCGGCCCGGCGGGTACTGCGGGAGCGGTTGCTGCCGCTGCTGGGCGCGAGGCTCAGTCACTGACCGGATCAGCGGACGTCGATGTAGTCCTGGGCGCTGGTCGCGGTACCGGTCGTCGAGTTGCCGTAGTACACCCACCGGAAGAATCCGTCGGTGGAGGCGGTGACGGTCGTACGGAGGGCACCCGCACTGTTGGTGGTGACCTTCTTCAGCGTCTTGAACGTCGTGGCGTTCTTCGCGCGGAACTGGAGACTCACCGTGCTGCCGGCGTAGGGGCCGTTCTTGTGGGTGGTCCAGTTCGCCCGGGTGAGCTTGCTCGTCAGGGTGAGCAGCTTGCCCTTGGTGACGGGCTCGGGGGTGGCGTCGGCGACGGAGAGCTTGGCGGCGCGGCGGAGGGAGACACCTCCGGGCCTTGTCTCGAACTCCTGGGCCTCAGGAGTGACCTCGTCGGCCTTGAACAGCCGCAGCGACACAGCGATCTTCCAGTTGGTGGCGTCGCTGTTGGAGTCGATCTGCCCGCGGGACGGATGGGGATCGATGTAGAGGGTGGCCTCGCAGCGGGCCTTCTTGGAACTGACGTCGTAGCAGGTGTATCCGCCCAGCCCTATGTAGCTGTCGCCGGTGTCGGCCGCCTGCGTCAGACTTCCCCGATACAGGAAGGGCTCCGCGTAGTAGCGGAACGGGTGGTCAGTGCTGTACCCGGGAGGCAGCTCGATATTGAAGGTGACGGGCGGCTCCACGATCGCCGTGCCGACCACGATCGGCTTGCCGTTGTTGATGACAAGGTCCGACACGACGATGCCCGTGTCCTTCGCCTGCGCGGCCGGGGCGTTGAGCAGCGAGAGCGCGAGGGCTCCGGCTGTCGCGATCACGGCGGCGGTACGTCTTCGGTTCATTCAGACCTCTCCGATGTCCCAAGGGCTTCCAAAGGGAGCGGAAAGGCTACATCGGTGCGATCAACTGGGCGGTCGACGTCGGTCTCACCGAAACCGTCAGTCCCCCGCCCTCAGCCCCTCCCCCACCGCCGTGAACGCCGGCTTCCGCCCGAACTCCTCGTCCATCAGCGTCGCCGCCCCCTGTCCGCCGAAGACACCCGGCACCCACGAGTACTTGTCGCTGAAGCCCCACACGGTGAAGGAGGTGCACCGGCGCGCCTGGACACAGGCGTCCAGCAGCCCGCGGAAGTACGTCGCCTGCGTCGCCAGTTTCGTCTCGTCCACCGGGAGGATCATCCGTACGTCGACCTCGGTGAACGCCGTCTGCATGCCCAGCTTCTCGAAGCGGGCGAGGTTCTCGGCGACCTGGCCCGGGAAGCCGTACTGGATGGCCAGGTGCCCCTGGATGCCGAAGCCCTGTACCGGGACCCCTTCCGACCGCAGCCGCTTCGCCAAGTCGTAGTAGGCGGTCGACTTCGCGTTGATCCCCTCGACGTTGTAGTCGTTCAGGAACAGCTTGGCCTTCGGGTCGGCCGCGTGGGCCCAGCGGAAGGCGTCCTCGATGTACGAGGGCCCCAACTGCTGCAACCAGATCGAGTTCCGCGGTGAACCGTCCTCCTCGAAGACCTCGTTCACCACGTCCCACTGGTAGATCCTGCCCTTGTACCGCTTCACCTGCTTGGTGATGTGGTCCCGGAGAATGCCCCGCAGCTCGGTCGCTCCTATCGAGCCGTCCGCCACCCCCGTCGTCAGCCACCCCGGCAACTGGTTGTGCCACACCAGCGTGTGCCCTCGCACCGCCTGCCCGTGCGCCCGTGCGAAGCGCACCAGGTCGTCCGCCGGCTGCCAGTCGTACGTCCCCCGGCTCGGCTCCACCGACTCCCACTTCATGACGTTCTCGGCGGTCACCGAGTCGAACTCCCGTGCAGTGGTCCTGCGGTACGTCGTGTCGTCGGCCAGCGCCGCCATGTCAACAGCGGTGCCGATACGTACGCCGGTACCGGCCGCCAGCGCCCTCAGCGGGACGGGGTGTGGGTGCGCCGACGCGGGCTGCGCACCCACACCCGCGATCACCAGCATCGAGCCCAGTACCGCCGCCGAAACGGGCATGCGGAAGACGTTCATGTGCGGTCCCCTCACTTGGTGTGTTGCCTGTATGTGCTCAGCGGACGCGACGGCTCTCCAGCGGCCCCAGATACGTCGGTGTCAGCCCGCCCGTGTCGATCACCAGCCGCTGCACCACCACCGTCGGGTCGACCACCCAGAACTTCAGCCGGTGGACGCCCGCCGCGGCGACCGCGTGCCTCGTCGCCGTCACGTTCACGTTGTCGGAGGTGTGGCGGGCCCACTGCTTGTTCATCCGGCCGTCGTCCGCACCCGTGACCGCGTGGATGTCGACCTGCTGCGGCTCGGCCTCGTCGAACGACACCGCGTAGCGCAGCCCGCCCGTCGGGAGCGTCGGGTTGCGCGGCGACAGAT contains these protein-coding regions:
- the rpmC gene encoding 50S ribosomal protein L29 → MSAGTKASELRELGDEELLNKLREAKEELFNLRFQAATGQLENHGRLKAVRKDIARIYTLMRERELGIETVESA
- the rplE gene encoding 50S ribosomal protein L5, whose protein sequence is MTTTTTPRLKTKYREDIAGKLREEFSYENVMQIPGLVKIVVNMGVGDAARDSKLIEGAIRDLTTITGQKPAVTKARKSIAQFKLREGQPIGAHVTLRGDRMWEFLDRTLSLALPRIRDFRGLSPKQFDGRGNYTFGLTEQVMFHEIDQDKIDRTRGMDITVVTTATNDAEGRALLRHLGFPFKEA
- the rpsJ gene encoding 30S ribosomal protein S10, with translation MAGQKIRIRLKAYDHEVIDSSAKKIVETVTRTGASVAGPVPLPTEKNVYCVIKSPHKYKDSREHFEMRTHKRLIDILDPTPKTVDSLMRLDLPAGVDIEIKL
- a CDS encoding endo-1,4-beta-xylanase, whose product is MNVFRMPVSAAVLGSMLVIAGVGAQPASAHPHPVPLRALAAGTGVRIGTAVDMAALADDTTYRRTTAREFDSVTAENVMKWESVEPSRGTYDWQPADDLVRFARAHGQAVRGHTLVWHNQLPGWLTTGVADGSIGATELRGILRDHITKQVKRYKGRIYQWDVVNEVFEEDGSPRNSIWLQQLGPSYIEDAFRWAHAADPKAKLFLNDYNVEGINAKSTAYYDLAKRLRSEGVPVQGFGIQGHLAIQYGFPGQVAENLARFEKLGMQTAFTEVDVRMILPVDETKLATQATYFRGLLDACVQARRCTSFTVWGFSDKYSWVPGVFGGQGAATLMDEEFGRKPAFTAVGEGLRAGD
- the rpsS gene encoding 30S ribosomal protein S19, whose protein sequence is MPRSLKKGPFVDGHLIKKVDVQNEAGTKNVIKTWSRRSMIIPAMLGHTIAVHNGKTHIPVFVTESMVGHKLGEFSPTRTFRGHVKDDRKSKRR
- the rpsC gene encoding 30S ribosomal protein S3, with product MGQKVNPHGFRLGITTDFKSRWYADKLYKDYVGEDVAIRRMMTSGMERAGISKVEIERTRDRVRVDIHTARPGIVIGRRGAEADRIRGDLEKLTKKQVQLNILEVKNPELDAQLVAQAVAEQLSSRVSFRRAMRKSMQSTMKAGAKGIKIQCGGRLGGAEMSRSEFYREGRVPLHTLRANVDYGFFEAKTTFGRIGVKVWIYKGDVKNIAEVRAENAAARAGNRPARGGAGGGSDRPARGGGRGGERGGRGRKPQQAPAAEAPKAEAPAAAAPAAESTGTEA
- the rpsQ gene encoding 30S ribosomal protein S17; its protein translation is MSESNVTEQSTTEARGFRKTREGLVVSDKMDKTVVVAVEDRVKHALYGKVIRRTNKLKAHDEQNAAGVGDRVLIMETRPLSASKRWRIVEILEKAK
- the rplP gene encoding 50S ribosomal protein L16, with the protein product MLIPRRVKHRKQHHPKRRGMAKGGTAVSFGEYGIQAVTPAYVTNRQIEAARIAMTRHIKRGGKVWINIYPDRPLTKKPAETRMGSGKGSPEWWIANVHPGRVMFELSYPNEKIAREALTRAAHKLPMKCRIVKREAGEA
- the rplB gene encoding 50S ribosomal protein L2 — protein: MGIRKYKPTTPGRRGSSVADFVEVTRSTPEKSLVRPLHSKGGRNNSGRVTVRHQGGGHKRAYRVIDFRRHDKDGVPAKVAHIEYDPNRTARIALLHYADGEKRYILAPRNLSQGDRVENGPGADIKPGNNLALRNIPVGTTIHAIEIRPGGGAKFARSAGASVQLLAKEGTMAHLRMPSGEIRLVDQRCRATVGEVGNAEQSNINWGKAGRKRWLGVRPTVRGVAMNPVDHPHGGGEGKTSGGRHPVSPWGQKEGRTRSPKKASNKYIVRRRKTNKKR
- the rpsH gene encoding 30S ribosomal protein S8, giving the protein MTMTDPIADMLTRLRNANSAYHDDVAMPHSKIKSHIAEILQQEGFITGWKVEDAEVGKKLVLELKFGPNRERSIAGIKRISKPGLRVYAKSTSLPKVLGGLGVAIISTSHGLLTDKQAGKKGVGGEVLAYVW
- the rplV gene encoding 50S ribosomal protein L22; the encoded protein is MEARAQARYIRVTPMKARRVVDLIRGMDATEAQAVLRFAPQAASVPVGKVLDSAIANAAHNYDHTDAGSLVITEAYVDEGPTLKRFRPRAQGRAYRIRKRTSHITVVVSSKEGTR
- the rplW gene encoding 50S ribosomal protein L23; the protein is MAIRHPAIASKAAKAAKAARVAKAKRHEAEGKNTVVTPVSKSYTDPRDVLLKPVVSEKSYALIDENKYTFIVAPGTNKTQIKQAVQAVFSVKVTGVNTINRIGKRKRTKSGFGKRADTKRAIVTLAEGDRIDIFGGPAA
- the rplC gene encoding 50S ribosomal protein L3; translation: MAKQIKGILGEKLGMTQVWDENNRVVPVTVVKAGPNVVTQVRTNDSDGYESVQIAFGEIDPRKVNKPLKGHFAKADVTPRRHLVEIRTADASEYTLGQEITAETFEAGVKVDVTGNSKGKGFAGVMKRHNFKGLGAGHGVQRKHRSPGSIGGCATPGRVFKGVRMAGRMGNERVTTQNLTVHAVDAEKGLLLIKGAIPGPNGGLVLVRTAAKGA
- the rplD gene encoding 50S ribosomal protein L4, whose amino-acid sequence is MSTVDILSPAGEKTGSVELPAEIFDVEKISIPLLHQVVVAQLAAARQGTHKTKTRAEVRGGGRKPYRQKGTGRARQGSTRAPQFAGGGVVHGPTPRDYSQRTPKKMKAAALRHALTDRARNARIHVITGVIEGDTPSTKAAKSFLGKVSERKNVLLVIERSDEAGLLSARNLPQVHILDPGQLNTYDVLVSDDVVFTQAAFESFVSGPKATDTEGSEV
- a CDS encoding type Z 30S ribosomal protein S14; the encoded protein is MAKKALIAKAARKPKFGVRGYTRCQRCGRPHSVYRKFGLCRVCLREMAHRGELPGVTKSSW
- the rplN gene encoding 50S ribosomal protein L14, whose translation is MIQQESRLRVADNTGAKEILCIRVLGGSGRRYAGIGDVIVATVKDAIPGGNVKKGDVIKAVIVRTVKERRRPDGSYIRFDENAAVVLKNDGDPRGTRIFGPVGRELREKKFMKIISLAPEVL
- the rplX gene encoding 50S ribosomal protein L24; this translates as MKIKKGDLVQVITGKDKGKQGKVIAAFPREDRVLVEGVNRVKKHTKAGPTAKGSQAGGIVTTEAPVHVSNVQLVVEKDGNKVVTRVGYRFDDEGNKIRVAKRTGEDI